The genomic segment GCGGCTGGAGCTCTCGCCGCTCATCTCGGAAGACTCGCCGAGTGCGGCCACGATGACATCTGCACCGGCGGCCACTTTCAGCGCCTCGTCCAGTAATTCCTTGTCCGTCCGGTTGTCCCGGTTCAGGGAGCGTCCGAACATGGTGGCGCGTTCTTCGTAGGCTGCATCGCCGATGAGGTTGCTGCCTTTGGCGTATGTGATGTTCACTTTGCCGTTCATCATCTCTTTCAGCCCTTCATACAAGGAGGGATAGTCGTTGAGGCGGGCTGCCACGCTCCATGTTCCGGGCATGTTGCTGCGGGTGTTTCCCAGCGGGCCGATAACGGCCACCGTTCCTTCTTTCTTCAGCGGTAGCAGCGGTTCGGGCAATGAGCCCGGATGCCGTTTTACGTTGCCGTTCTTCAGCAGCACGAAGCTCTCGGCGGCAATACGGCGTGCGGCAGCGCGGTGCTCTTTGGTGAAGATGTCGCGGGCGGGCCGGTCCAGGTCGCAGTATTTATAGGGATTGTCAAAGAGCCCCAGTTTATACTTGGCTTCGAGGATGCGGCGGCAAGCTGCGTCGAGGGTTTTCATACTCACCTTGCCCGACATGACGGACTTCTTGAGTGTGCCGGCAAACCCCTCGCTCACCATATCCATATCTATACCTGCATTGAGGGCGCGGGCCGAAACGGTTTGAAGGTCGCCGATGCCATGTTCTATCATTTCGGATATGCCGGTGAAGTCGGTCACTACAAAACCGTTGAAGCCCCATTGCTTGCGGAGCACATCGGTCATCAGCCATTTGTTGGCTGTGGCGGGCACGCCGTCTATCTCGTTGAAGGAGGCCATTACGCTTCCCACACCTGCCTCTACGGCGGCTTCATAGGGATACATGTATTCGTTGAACATGCGGTTACGGCTCATGTCTACCGTATTGTAGTCACGACCTGCCTCACCTGCCCCATAGAGGGCGAAATGTTTGACGCAGGCAAGGATCTCGTCGTTACGTTTCAGTTGGTCATCGAGATTGGCTCCCTGATAACCGTAGACCATTGCTTTGGCAATCGCTCCGCCAAGGAAAGGATCCTCGCCGCTGCCCTCGCTGACACGTCCCCAGCGCGGGTCGCGGCTGATGTCCACCATCGGACTGAATGTCCATGAGATGCCGTCGGCGCTGGCTTCGACAGCGGCAATGCGCGCGGATTCCTGAATGGCGGCCATGTCCCATGTGCAAGAAAGTCCCAAAGGAATAGGGAAGATGGTTTCGTAGCCATGTATCACGTCCATGCCAAAGAGCAGGGGGATGCCCAGCCGGGAGTTTTCCACCGCCAACTTTTGCACGTCGCGTATCTTGGCTACTCCTTTCAGGTTGAAAAGGCCTCCGACGAGCCCGCGCTCAATCTTCTTGGCAACATCGCTGTTCTTGGCTTGTCCGGTAGTGATTTCACCGGTGACGGGAAGGTTCAGCTGGCCGATTTTCTCTTCTACGGTCATTCGCTTTATCAGCGCATCGATAAAGCGGTCCATGTCTTGAGGGGATTTCTGCGCCTGCATCGTGGCAGCGCCCAGAAAGGCGGCTGCCAGCAACAGGCTTGTTCTTCTAAAAAACTTCTTCATGATAGGTTTCTTTGTAATGGTTTCTTTTAATATGCTTTTTGAGCCGGATAATAATTTAGGTTTTAGTAATTAGGATTCTGTACCAGTACCCCGTTCGATTTGTCAATCTCTTCTTGCGGCAACGGCAACAGGGCGTTTTTATCCTGATAATTCTTTCCGGCAGCCTGAAGCACTTCCTTGGCGATGCCCCAGCGTACAAGGTCGTAGAAGCGGTCGGGTTCCAATGCCAGCTCTACGCGGCGTTCATGGCGAATGGCTTCACGCAGTGTGCTCTGGTCGGTAGACGTGACTTTGGGCAGTATGCTGCTGTCCGTACCGCGTGCATGGGCGCGTACCTGTTCCAGATAGTCGATGGCTTCGCCCGGAATGCCTT from the Bacteroides eggerthii genome contains:
- the bglX gene encoding beta-glucosidase BglX — translated: MKKFFRRTSLLLAAAFLGAATMQAQKSPQDMDRFIDALIKRMTVEEKIGQLNLPVTGEITTGQAKNSDVAKKIERGLVGGLFNLKGVAKIRDVQKLAVENSRLGIPLLFGMDVIHGYETIFPIPLGLSCTWDMAAIQESARIAAVEASADGISWTFSPMVDISRDPRWGRVSEGSGEDPFLGGAIAKAMVYGYQGANLDDQLKRNDEILACVKHFALYGAGEAGRDYNTVDMSRNRMFNEYMYPYEAAVEAGVGSVMASFNEIDGVPATANKWLMTDVLRKQWGFNGFVVTDFTGISEMIEHGIGDLQTVSARALNAGIDMDMVSEGFAGTLKKSVMSGKVSMKTLDAACRRILEAKYKLGLFDNPYKYCDLDRPARDIFTKEHRAAARRIAAESFVLLKNGNVKRHPGSLPEPLLPLKKEGTVAVIGPLGNTRSNMPGTWSVAARLNDYPSLYEGLKEMMNGKVNITYAKGSNLIGDAAYEERATMFGRSLNRDNRTDKELLDEALKVAAGADVIVAALGESSEMSGESSSRTGLDLPDVQRSLLEALLNTGKPVVLTLFTGRPLTLTWEQAHVPAILNVWFGGSEAAYAIGDVLFGDVNPGGKLTMTFPKNVGQIPLFYNHKNTGRPLQAGKWFEKFRSNYLDVDNDALYPFGYGLSYTTFQYSDIALSTPSMEQNGSITAVVTVTNTGKRDGSEVVQLYIRDLVGSITRPVRELKGFEKIFLRAGESKTVSFKITPELLRFYDYDLNHVAEPGEFDLFIGGSSQAAKTARITLK